One genomic segment of Helicobacter pylori NQ4053 includes these proteins:
- a CDS encoding alanine dehydrogenase — MTIGLVKESMDLESRVALVPDDVVLIVQKGVEVLVENNAGANSGYSNEAYESVGAKIVDSKTAWGQDLVVKCKEPLEHEYPLLKEKATLFSYLDLAYQKSLCEMFIDKKITSICTETIAGPKNDYPILAPMSVVAGRLAAHLVQHYLLALEHVKGFMGKGVMLGGLSGAQRAKIVVVGGGVVGMESAKVLSQMGAKVTILELDYAKLQNHPYYHLYDLEVLSVNEANIIQALNGAVGLVGAVLVTASQTPKVILRRHLKYMQKQGVVIDVACDLGGCIETIHQTSHSNPVYVEEDLLHYGVPNMPGIAAKTSSTAYSHASVPYLLYYLEHGLKGFLTANTKIVANTLGGLSAYNGYITQEGIAKAFNLAFKSPLEVLKEL, encoded by the coding sequence ATGACTATTGGGCTAGTTAAAGAAAGCATGGATTTAGAATCACGAGTGGCTTTGGTGCCTGATGATGTGGTGCTAATCGTTCAAAAGGGCGTGGAGGTTTTGGTGGAAAATAATGCCGGCGCTAATAGCGGTTATAGTAACGAAGCGTATGAAAGCGTGGGGGCTAAAATCGTGGATTCTAAAACGGCGTGGGGGCAGGATTTGGTGGTCAAATGCAAAGAGCCTTTAGAGCATGAATACCCTTTGTTGAAAGAAAAAGCCACGCTGTTTAGTTATTTGGATCTAGCGTATCAAAAAAGCTTGTGCGAAATGTTTATAGATAAAAAAATCACTTCTATTTGCACTGAAACCATTGCCGGGCCTAAAAACGACTACCCTATTTTAGCACCTATGAGCGTGGTGGCTGGGAGGTTGGCCGCGCATTTAGTCCAGCATTATTTATTGGCTTTAGAGCATGTTAAGGGGTTTATGGGTAAGGGGGTCATGCTTGGGGGTTTATCGGGCGCGCAAAGGGCTAAAATCGTTGTGGTTGGGGGCGGTGTGGTTGGCATGGAGAGCGCGAAAGTCTTAAGCCAAATGGGGGCTAAAGTAACGATTTTAGAATTAGACTACGCTAAATTACAAAACCACCCCTATTACCATTTGTATGATTTAGAAGTTTTAAGCGTGAATGAAGCCAATATTATTCAAGCCTTAAATGGGGCGGTGGGGCTAGTGGGAGCGGTGCTGGTTACAGCGAGCCAAACCCCTAAAGTGATCTTAAGAAGGCATTTAAAATACATGCAAAAACAAGGGGTAGTCATTGATGTGGCTTGCGATTTAGGGGGGTGCATAGAGACCATACACCAGACAAGCCATTCTAACCCGGTGTATGTGGAAGAGGATTTGTTGCATTATGGCGTGCCGAACATGCCAGGGATTGCCGCTAAAACGAGCTCTACGGCTTATAGCCATGCGAGCGTGCCGTATTTGTTGTATTATTTAGAGCATGGCTTGAAGGGTTTTTTAACAGCCAACACTAAAATCGTGGCGAACACGCTTGGAGGCTTGAGCGCTTATAACGGCTATATCACCCAAGAAGGCATCGCTAAAGCTTTCAATCTAGCGTTCAAATCGCCTTTAGAGGTTTTAAAGGAGCTTTAA
- a CDS encoding NAD(+)/NADH kinase: protein MKDSHQTIGVFVRPTHYQNPLFEELEQAKEWVLKLLEDEGFGSFMIDSLDGAKDARLIEKAYAFLCLGGDGTILGALRMTHSYNKPCFGVRIGNLGFLSAVELNGLKDFLQDLKQDRIKLEEHLALEGRIGNTSFYAINEIVIAKKKALGVLDIQAYAGHTPFNTYKGDGLIIATPLGSTAYNLSAHGPIVHALSQSYILTPLCDFSLTQRPLVLGAEFCLNFCAHEDALVVIDGQATYDLKANQPLYIQKSPTTTKLLQKNSRDYFKVLKEKLLWGESPSKKR, encoded by the coding sequence ATGAAAGATTCACATCAAACTATCGGCGTGTTTGTGCGGCCTACCCATTATCAAAACCCCCTTTTTGAAGAGCTAGAGCAGGCTAAAGAATGGGTTTTAAAGCTTTTAGAAGATGAGGGGTTTGGAAGCTTTATGATTGATAGCCTTGATGGGGCAAAAGATGCGCGATTGATAGAAAAAGCTTACGCGTTTTTGTGTTTAGGGGGCGATGGCACGATTTTAGGGGCTTTAAGAATGACGCATTCTTACAACAAGCCATGTTTTGGGGTTAGAATTGGGAATTTAGGGTTTTTGAGTGCGGTTGAATTGAACGGCTTGAAAGATTTCTTACAAGATCTCAAGCAAGATAGGATCAAATTAGAAGAGCATTTGGCTTTAGAGGGCCGTATTGGAAACACCTCTTTTTATGCGATCAATGAAATCGTGATCGCTAAAAAAAAAGCTTTAGGGGTTTTAGACATCCAAGCTTATGCAGGCCATACGCCCTTTAACACCTATAAAGGCGATGGGCTTATCATTGCCACGCCCTTAGGCTCGACCGCTTATAATTTGAGCGCTCATGGGCCGATTGTGCATGCTTTAAGCCAAAGTTATATTTTAACGCCCTTGTGCGATTTTTCTTTAACGCAACGCCCTTTAGTGTTAGGAGCGGAATTTTGTTTGAATTTTTGCGCTCATGAAGACGCTCTTGTGGTCATTGATGGGCAAGCCACCTATGATTTGAAAGCCAACCAACCTCTATACATTCAAAAAAGCCCCACGACTACCAAACTCTTACAAAAAAATTCAAGGGATTATTTTAAAGTGCTTAAAGAAAAGCTATTATGGGGGGAAAGCCCTAGCAAAAAAAGATAA
- a CDS encoding DNA repair protein RecN, with translation MRDFNNAQITRLKVRQNAVFEKLDLEFKDGLSAISGASGVGKSVLIASLLGAFGLKESNASNIEVELIAPFLDTEEYGIFREDNHEPLVISVIKKEKTRYFLNQTSLSKNTLKALLKGLIKRLSNDRFSQNELNDILMLSLLDGYIQNENQAFSPLLGALEEKFTHLEKLEKERRSLEDKKRFQKDLEERLNFEKMKLERLDLKEDEYERLLEQKKLLSSKEKLNDKIALALEVLENTHKITHALESVGHSAEFLKSALMEAGALLEKEQAKLEECECLDIEKVLERLGMLSGIIKDYGSIMHAKERLGHVKNELHNLKEIDNYCETYHKEIEQLKTECLKLCGEISGFRKEYLAGFNALLSVKAKDLLLKSPSLILEEAPMSEKGAQKLVLHLQNSQLETLSSGEYSRLRLAFMLLEMEFLKDFKGVLVLDEMDSNLSGEESLAVSKALETLSSHSQIFAISHQVHIPAVAKNHILVFKENHKSLAKTLNNEERVLEIARMIGGSENIESAISFAKEKLKV, from the coding sequence ATGCGAGATTTCAATAACGCTCAAATCACACGCTTAAAAGTGCGTCAAAACGCTGTTTTTGAAAAATTGGATCTAGAGTTTAAAGACGGCTTGAGTGCGATTAGTGGGGCTAGTGGGGTGGGAAAAAGCGTTCTTATTGCGAGCCTTTTAGGGGCGTTTGGGCTTAAAGAGAGCAACGCTTCAAACATTGAAGTGGAATTGATCGCGCCTTTTTTAGACACGGAAGAATACGGCATTTTTAGAGAAGATAACCACGAACCTTTAGTCATCAGCGTGATTAAAAAAGAAAAAACGCGCTATTTTTTAAACCAAACAAGCCTGTCTAAAAACACGCTCAAAGCGTTATTAAAAGGTTTGATCAAACGCTTATCTAACGACAGATTCAGCCAGAATGAACTCAATGATATTTTAATGCTCTCCTTACTAGATGGCTACATTCAAAACGAAAACCAGGCGTTTAGCCCCCTTTTAGGTGCACTTGAAGAAAAATTCACCCATTTAGAGAAGCTGGAAAAAGAAAGGCGATCGTTAGAGGATAAAAAGCGTTTTCAAAAGGATTTAGAAGAGCGTTTGAATTTTGAAAAAATGAAATTAGAGAGGCTGGATTTAAAAGAAGATGAATACGAACGCCTTTTAGAGCAAAAAAAATTGCTCTCTAGTAAGGAAAAATTGAACGATAAAATCGCTCTGGCGTTAGAGGTGCTAGAAAATACCCATAAAATCACGCATGCTTTAGAGAGCGTGGGCCATAGCGCGGAGTTTTTAAAAAGCGCTTTAATGGAAGCAGGCGCTTTGTTAGAAAAAGAGCAGGCTAAATTAGAAGAGTGCGAGTGTTTGGATATTGAAAAAGTGCTAGAAAGGCTTGGCATGCTAAGCGGGATCATTAAGGATTACGGGAGTATTATGCATGCTAAAGAACGATTAGGGCATGTTAAAAACGAATTGCATAACCTAAAAGAAATTGATAATTATTGCGAAACTTACCACAAAGAAATAGAACAATTAAAAACTGAATGCTTGAAATTGTGCGGAGAAATAAGCGGCTTTAGAAAAGAGTATTTAGCTGGTTTTAACGCTCTTTTAAGCGTTAAGGCTAAAGATTTGCTTTTAAAAAGCCCTAGTTTGATCTTAGAAGAAGCCCCCATGAGCGAAAAAGGCGCTCAAAAACTCGTTTTACATTTACAAAATTCCCAATTAGAGACCTTAAGCTCCGGGGAATACAGCCGTTTGAGGTTGGCGTTCATGCTTTTAGAAATGGAGTTTTTAAAGGATTTTAAAGGCGTGTTGGTGTTAGATGAAATGGATTCCAATTTGAGCGGTGAAGAGAGTTTGGCGGTCTCTAAAGCCCTTGAAACCTTAAGCAGCCATTCACAAATCTTTGCCATTTCGCACCAAGTCCATATCCCAGCCGTTGCTAAAAACCATATTTTGGTGTTTAAAGAAAACCACAAAAGCCTTGCAAAAACCCTTAATAACGAAGAGAGGGTTTTAGAAATCGCGCGCATGATAGGGGGGAGCGAGAATATAGAGAGCGCAATTTCTTTCGCTAAGGAAAAATTAAAGGTGTGA
- a CDS encoding outer membrane protein: MKKFFSQSLLALIASMNALSAMDNNGVFLGAGYLQGQAQMHADINSQKQATNATIKGFDALLGYQFFFGKYFGLRLYGFFDYAHANSIRLKNPNYNNEVAQLAGQILGKQEINRLTSLADPKTFEPNMLTYGGAMDVMVNVINNGIMSLGAFGGVQLAGNSWLMATPSFEGILVEQALVSKKATSFQFLFNVGARLRILKHSSIEAGVKFPMLKKNPYITAKNLDIGFRRVYSWYVNYVFTF, translated from the coding sequence ATGAAAAAATTTTTTTCTCAATCTTTATTAGCTTTGATTGCTTCTATGAACGCGCTATCAGCGATGGATAATAATGGCGTTTTTTTAGGAGCGGGTTATTTGCAAGGACAAGCCCAAATGCATGCGGATATTAATTCTCAAAAACAAGCCACTAACGCTACTATCAAGGGCTTTGATGCGCTTTTAGGGTATCAGTTTTTCTTTGGGAAATACTTTGGCTTACGCCTTTATGGGTTTTTTGACTACGCCCACGCTAATTCTATTAGGCTTAAAAACCCTAACTATAACAACGAAGTGGCGCAATTGGCGGGTCAAATTCTTGGGAAACAAGAAATCAATCGTTTAACGAGCCTTGCTGATCCTAAAACCTTTGAGCCAAACATGCTCACTTATGGAGGGGCTATGGATGTGATGGTCAATGTAATTAATAACGGCATCATGAGTTTGGGGGCTTTTGGTGGGGTGCAATTGGCCGGCAATTCATGGCTTATGGCGACGCCGAGTTTTGAGGGCATTTTAGTGGAGCAAGCTTTGGTGAGCAAAAAAGCCACTTCTTTCCAATTTTTATTCAATGTGGGGGCTCGCTTAAGGATCTTAAAACATTCCAGCATTGAAGCGGGCGTGAAATTCCCCATGCTAAAGAAAAACCCCTATATCACTGCAAAAAATTTGGATATAGGGTTTAGGCGCGTGTATTCGTGGTATGTGAATTATGTGTTCACTTTTTAG
- a CDS encoding NFACT family protein, producing MKFFLLKKFSEFLNTQTHFNLKRLNASSFLLETFSKEKHAFVVDLSAPYIGLSKKPPESVLKNTLALDFCLNKFTKNAKILQANIIDNDRILEITGAKDLAYKSENFILRLEMIPKKANLMILDQEKCVIEAFRFNDRVAKNDILGALPPNAYEHQEEDLDFKGLLDILEKDFLFYQHKELEHKKSQIIKRLNAQKERLKEKLEKLEDPKNLQLEAKELQTQASLLLTYQHLIHKHESRVVLKDFEDKECAIEIDKSMPLNAFINKKFTLSKKKKQKSQFLHLEEENLKEKIAFKENQINYVKGAQEESVLEMFMPVKNSKIKRPMSGYEVLYYKDFKIGLGKNQKENIKLLQDARANDLWMHVRNIPGSHLIVFCQKNTPKDEVIMELAKMLIKMQKDAFNSYEIDYTQRKFVKIIKGANVIYSKYRTISLKDT from the coding sequence ATGAAGTTTTTTCTTTTAAAGAAATTCAGCGAATTTTTAAACACCCAAACGCATTTTAACCTCAAACGCTTGAACGCGTCCAGCTTTTTATTAGAAACTTTTTCTAAAGAAAAACACGCCTTTGTTGTGGATTTGAGCGCGCCTTATATCGGTTTGTCAAAAAAACCCCCAGAGAGCGTTTTAAAAAACACCCTAGCGTTAGATTTTTGTTTGAATAAATTCACTAAAAACGCCAAAATTTTACAAGCAAACATCATTGATAACGATCGAATTTTAGAAATCACAGGTGCTAAAGATTTGGCCTATAAGAGTGAAAATTTTATTTTGCGTTTAGAAATGATTCCTAAAAAAGCCAACCTCATGATTTTAGATCAAGAAAAATGCGTGATAGAAGCCTTTCGTTTTAATGATAGGGTCGCTAAAAACGATATTTTAGGGGCATTGCCTCCTAATGCCTACGAGCATCAAGAAGAGGATTTGGATTTTAAGGGATTGTTAGACATTTTAGAAAAAGATTTTTTATTTTACCAACACAAAGAACTAGAACACAAAAAAAGTCAAATCATCAAGCGATTAAACGCCCAAAAAGAACGCTTGAAAGAAAAATTAGAAAAACTAGAAGATCCTAAAAATTTACAGCTTGAAGCGAAAGAATTGCAAACTCAAGCCTCGCTATTACTCACTTACCAACATTTAATCCATAAGCATGAAAGTCGCGTGGTTTTAAAGGATTTTGAAGATAAGGAGTGTGCGATTGAAATTGATAAGAGCATGCCCTTAAACGCTTTTATCAATAAAAAATTCACTCTCAGCAAGAAAAAGAAACAAAAATCGCAATTTTTGCATTTAGAAGAAGAGAATCTAAAAGAAAAAATCGCTTTTAAAGAAAATCAAATTAATTATGTTAAAGGAGCGCAAGAAGAAAGCGTTTTAGAAATGTTTATGCCGGTAAAAAATTCCAAAATCAAACGCCCGATGAGCGGGTATGAAGTGCTGTATTATAAGGATTTTAAAATCGGTTTAGGGAAAAACCAAAAAGAGAATATCAAACTCTTACAAGACGCAAGAGCGAATGATTTGTGGATGCATGTAAGAAATATTCCTGGATCGCATTTGATCGTTTTTTGCCAAAAGAATACGCCCAAAGATGAGGTCATTATGGAATTAGCCAAAATGTTGATTAAAATGCAAAAAGATGCGTTTAATAGTTACGAAATTGACTACACGCAGCGAAAATTTGTCAAAATCATCAAAGGAGCTAATGTCATTTACTCAAAATACCGAACTATTAGTCTAAAGGACACTTAA
- a CDS encoding DUF262 domain-containing protein → MAKIDSYEWYLKNTLKEEFYYQIPIYQRPYQWTRENCEKLLDDLFEDYEEDRESDYFCGSLVLVKSDPNSKTEIYDIVDGQQRLSTFILLAKVLADLYNDCLDPKNLEHLQEGWKDRHTERKRLSFNTIGSNAEYDFQDALDFFDDPHHVSKNDENNYLKNAVCLKDYIRKKEIKNINDFIEWLYSNVKFITIICPSIDKALRIFSILNARGLPLNATDIFKGELLKELAKEEDQKKLVSRWNALSQKCSDNDLTMETLFSWHLTYLDPVTSKEKMEKRLVTWFKNLNKTPLEYLKGIENFYNAYGEVLEMQDRHAHLLSYKDDDHLCVMLCASLLHRYRESEIEALKELLVKFYYQDWVAGQTKTTRSQTCCNIINALKEKKSVENIASIVKKYFKDKNITQRFKENLQDSKLYEKFYFAGKSVKKNSWLKPVFILVEYFMSDDPRPKRIEKNDFHVEHILPQNPNPSSQWVKDFSEEERELYTHSLANLTLLGGTKNSQASNLDFKDKQKIYMGEEIKLNKKKPSNVMTCYKMTIDIAHKYTEWTPKSLEKRKEELIKRIESVLTL, encoded by the coding sequence ATGGCAAAAATTGATAGCTATGAGTGGTATCTAAAAAATACTTTAAAAGAAGAATTCTATTACCAAATCCCTATCTACCAACGCCCTTATCAATGGACTAGAGAAAACTGCGAAAAGCTTTTAGACGATTTGTTTGAAGACTATGAAGAGGATAGAGAAAGCGATTATTTTTGCGGCTCATTAGTCTTAGTCAAATCCGATCCCAATTCCAAAACCGAAATCTATGATATTGTGGATGGCCAGCAACGCTTAAGCACTTTCATTCTGTTGGCAAAAGTTTTAGCCGATCTTTATAATGATTGTTTAGACCCTAAGAATTTAGAACATTTACAAGAGGGTTGGAAAGATAGGCATACAGAAAGAAAACGACTGAGTTTTAACACTATAGGGTCTAACGCTGAATATGATTTTCAAGATGCATTAGATTTTTTTGATGACCCTCATCATGTAAGTAAAAATGATGAAAACAATTACTTAAAAAATGCGGTTTGTTTAAAAGACTATATCAGGAAAAAAGAGATTAAAAACATTAACGATTTCATTGAGTGGCTGTATTCTAATGTTAAATTTATCACCATTATTTGCCCAAGTATAGACAAGGCGTTAAGGATTTTTAGTATTTTAAACGCTAGGGGTTTGCCTTTGAATGCGACAGATATTTTTAAGGGAGAGTTGTTAAAAGAATTGGCTAAAGAAGAGGATCAAAAAAAGCTTGTGTCTCGTTGGAACGCCTTAAGCCAAAAATGCTCAGATAATGATTTAACAATGGAGACATTATTCAGCTGGCATTTGACCTATCTCGATCCGGTAACTTCTAAAGAAAAAATGGAAAAAAGACTCGTTACTTGGTTTAAAAATCTTAACAAAACCCCTTTAGAATACCTTAAGGGCATAGAAAATTTCTATAACGCTTATGGTGAGGTGTTAGAAATGCAAGACCGACACGCTCATTTGCTCTCGTATAAAGACGATGATCATTTATGCGTTATGTTGTGTGCCAGTTTGTTGCACCGCTATAGAGAAAGCGAGATAGAGGCTTTAAAAGAATTGTTGGTCAAGTTTTATTACCAAGATTGGGTTGCAGGGCAGACAAAAACCACACGCAGCCAAACTTGTTGCAACATCATTAATGCCCTAAAAGAAAAGAAAAGCGTAGAGAACATCGCTTCTATTGTGAAAAAATATTTTAAGGATAAAAATATCACGCAACGCTTTAAAGAAAACCTGCAAGACAGCAAATTGTATGAAAAATTCTACTTCGCTGGTAAATCCGTCAAAAAAAATTCATGGCTCAAACCCGTTTTCATTTTAGTGGAATATTTCATGAGCGATGATCCCAGACCTAAACGCATTGAAAAGAACGATTTTCATGTTGAACACATCTTACCCCAAAACCCCAATCCTTCAAGCCAATGGGTTAAAGACTTTAGCGAAGAAGAAAGGGAATTATACACGCATTCTTTAGCCAACCTCACGCTTTTAGGGGGCACGAAAAACTCTCAAGCTTCAAATTTGGATTTCAAAGATAAACAGAAAATCTACATGGGGGAAGAAATCAAGTTAAACAAAAAGAAACCTTCTAATGTGATGACTTGCTATAAGATGACCATAGACATTGCACACAAATACACAGAATGGACGCCCAAAAGCTTAGAAAAAAGAAAAGAAGAGTTGATTAAACGCATTGAAAGCGTTCTAACGCTCTAG